The following are from one region of the Camelus ferus isolate YT-003-E chromosome 13, BCGSAC_Cfer_1.0, whole genome shotgun sequence genome:
- the LOC102520597 gene encoding LOW QUALITY PROTEIN: guanylate-binding protein 1 (The sequence of the model RefSeq protein was modified relative to this genomic sequence to represent the inferred CDS: deleted 1 base in 1 codon), with product MASAIHMPEPLCLIENTNGRLVANPKALTILSAITQPVVVVAIVGLYRTGKSYLMNKLAGKSKGFSLGSTVQSHTKGIWMWCVPHPQKPNRTLVLLDTEGLGDVEKGDNQNDSWIFALAILLSSTFVYNSKGTINQQAMDQLHYVTELTDRIRAKSSPEEDGVEDSADFVSFFPDFVWTLRDFSLDLETDGQCITPDEYLENSLKLKKGTSEKYKMFNLPRLCIRKFFPNKKCFIFDRPTQRKQLSRLEELRDDELDSEFVHQAALFCAYIFSNSKTKTLSGGIKVNGPRLETLVLTYVSAISSGDLPCMENAVLALAEIENSAAVQKAIAHYDQQMDQKVQLPTETLQELLDLHRACEREAITVFMKNSFKDVDQVFQKKLAAQLNKKRDDFCKQNLKESSDRCKALLKDIFTPLEEGVKQGVYSKPGGYRLFMEKIQELKKQYDQEPRKGIQAEEVLQEYLKSKESVTDAILQTDQTLSEKEKLIEVERAKAEAAQAATKMLEEMQIKNQQMMEQKEKSHQEHVRQLTEKMENDRAQLQEEQERTLSLKLEEQARLLKEGFQNENKRLQDEIQKLRKKKEQAGKCVLS from the exons ATGGCTTCAGCGATCCACATGCCAGAACCCTTGTGCCTCATTGAGAACACTAATGGACGACTGGTGGCTAATCCGAAAGCTCTGACCATCCTGTCTGCCATCACGCAgccagtggtggtggtggccatCGTGGGCCTCTACCGCACAGGCAAATCCTACCTGATGAACAAGCTGGCTGGGAAGAGCAAGG GCTTCTCCCTGGGCTCCACGGTGCAGTCTCACACCAAGGGCATCTGGATGTGGTGTGTGCCTCACCCCCAGAAGCCAAACCGCACTCTAGTTCTGCTTGACACTGAGGGCCTGGGGGATGTGGAGAAG GGTGACAACCAGAATGACTCCTGGATCTTTGCCCTAGCAATATTGCTAAGCAGCACATTTGTATACAATAGTAAGGGAACCATTAACCAGCAGGCCATGGACCAACTACA CTATGTGACAGAGCTGACAGATAGAATCAGGGCAAAATCCTCCCCTGAGGAGGACGGGGTTGAGGATTCAGCTGACTTTGTGAGCTTCTTTCCAGACTTTGTGTGGACGCTGAGGGATTTCTCCCTAGACTTGGAAACAGATGGGCAGTGTATCACACCAGACGAGTACCTGGAGAATTCACTCAAGCTGAAGAAAG GTAccagtgaaaaatataaaatgtttaatctgCCTCGACTCTGTATCCGGAAGTTCTTCCCAAACAAGAAATGCTTTATCTTTGATCGACCCACTCAGAGGAAGCAGCTTAGCCGGCTTGAAGAACTGCGTGATGATGAGCTGGACTCTGAATTCGTGCACCAAGCTGCGCTCTTCTGCGCCTACATCTTTAGCAATTCCAAAACTAAGACTCTGTCAGGAGGCATCAAGGTCAACGGACCAC GTCTGGAGACCCTGGTGCTGACCTATGTCAGTGCCATCAGCAGTGGGGATCTTCCCTGCATGGAGAATGCAGTCCTGGCCTTGGCTGAGATCGAGAACTCGGCCGCAGTGCAAAAGGCAATTGCCCACTATGACCAGCAGATGGATCAGAAGGTGCAGCTGCCCACGGAAACCCTCCAGGAGCTCCTGGACCTGCACAGGGCCTGTGAGAGAGAGGCCATCACAGTCTTCATGAAGAACTCTTTTAAGGATGTGGACCAAGTGTTCCAGAAAAAATTAGCG GCCCAGCTAAACAAAAAGCGAGATGACTTTTGTAAACAGAATCTTAAAGAATCATCAGACCGTTGCAAAGCATTACTTAAGGATATTTTCACTCCTCTAGAAGAAGGTGTAAAACAGGGGGTTTATTCTAAACCAGGAGGGTATCGTCTTTTCATGGAGAAGATACAGGAGCTGAAGAAACAGTATGACCAGGAGCCCAGGAAGGGAATACAG GCTGAAGAGGTTCTTCAGGAATACTTGAAGTCCAAGGAGTCTGTGACTGACGCAATTCTTCAGACAGACCAGACTctctcagagaaggaaaagttgATTGAAG TGGAACGTGCGAAAGCAGAAGCAGCACAGGCTGCAACAAAAATGCtggaggaaatgcaaataaagaatCAGCAGATgatggaacaaaaagaaaagagtcaTCAGGAACACGTGAGGCAGCTGACGGAGAAGATGGAGAACGACAGGGCGCAGCTGCAGGAA GAGCAAGAGAGAACCCTCTCTCTTAAACTTGAG GAACAGGCCCGACTACTAAAAGAAGGATTCCAAAATGAGAACAAACGACTTCAGGATGAAATACAGAAGCTCCGGAAGAAGAAGGAACAAGCGGGAAAATGTGTCCTAAGTTAA
- the LOC116668103 gene encoding guanylate-binding protein 6-like, translated as MASGPSMMNPVCLVERQNSQMTVNPDALKILNQISQPVVVVAIVGPYRTGKSYLMNRLLGQNHGFSLGSTVRAETKGFWMWCVPHPSKESHTLVLLDTEGLGDVEKGDSKIDSWTFTLAVLLSSCFVYNSMSTINHQALEQLHYVTELTNLIRTKSPCISDDGEDSVDFVSFFPDFVWAVRDFMLELEFDGHPITEDEYLENALRLIPGIRAWPGCWGGQEVMGSAEPCHPACDLSLYLRLDLCWVNNKCHGSSHYSCGKTPVVIKREKEEKPR; from the exons ATGGCATCTGGACCCAGCATGATGAATCCCGTCTGTCTGGTGGAAAGACAGAACAGCCAGATGACAGTAAATCCGGATGCACTGAAGATTCTCAACCAGATATCTCAgcctgtggtggtggtggccatTGTAGGGCCATATCGGACGGGAAAGTCCTACTTGATGAACCGCCTGTTGGGACAGAACCATG GTTTCTCTCTGGGATCTACGGTGAGGGCTGAAACGAAGGGCTTCTGGATGTGGTGTGTGCCCCACCCCTCCAAGGAGAGCCACACCCTGGTCCTTCTGGACACCGAGGGCCTGGGTGATGTGGAAAAG GGTGACTCCAAGATCGACTCGTGGACCTTCACCCTGGCCGTGCTTCTGAGCAGCTGCTTTGTCTACAACAGCATGAGCACCATCAACCACCAGGCCCTGGAGCAGCTGCA CTATGTGACCGAACTCACTAATCTGATCAGGACAAAATCCCCGTGCATCTCTGATGATGGAGAGGACTCAGTTGATTTTGTGAGTTTCTTTCCAGACTTCGTGTGGGCTGTGCGAGATTTCATGCTGGAGCTGGAGTTTGATGGACACCCCATTACTGAAGATGAGTACCTGGAGAATGCCTTGAGGTTGATTCCAGGTATCAGAGCctggccaggctgctgggggggTCAGGAGGTCATGGGGTCTGCAGAGCCCTGCCACCCAGCATGTGACCTCAGTCTTTATTTGAGATTGGACTTGTGCTGGGTGAATAACAAGTGTCATGGCTCCAGTCATTATTCTTGTGGAAAAACCCCAGTG GTAatcaagagggaaaaggaagaaaaaccaaggTGA